One window of the Colletotrichum lupini chromosome 9, complete sequence genome contains the following:
- a CDS encoding NmrA-like family protein: MTTYLITQATGQQSRSVISHLLQAGAKIHAMVRDLQKVHPSLQHPSITLFQGESKNLEDVLQAAQGCKGAFLNTVPYPGLEALQAKTIVEACQKAGIETVVAATTHGTGNRAFWDDDIIKELQLHQYFSSKAEVEEIVRAGGFTSYTILRPAVLHFDFFVPGAYGNFPRLPTHGEIDDVLLNGARVPYTDANDVGKYAAAALQDPTKFNGQEINMGNELLTMEEVRDILVKVSGRKVGVTKRTPEELEKLGISVFGQKFHQMSNVKDLGWGIESSKDVGEMFGMPLGSIEEALQRDKALLLECLPEN; encoded by the coding sequence ATGACTACCTATCTCATCACCCAAGCAACTGGCCAGCAGAGCCGCTCGGTCATCTCCCATCTTCTCCAAGCGGGTGCCAAGATCCACGCAATGGTTCGCGACCTTCAGAAAGTCCACCCCAGCCTTCAACATCCCAGCATCACCCTCTTCCAAGGAGAAAGCAAGAACTTGGAAGATGTTCTTCAAGCGGCCCAAGGCTGCAAAGGAGCATTCCTCAACACGGTTCCATACCCGGGTCTGGAGGCCTTGCAGGCTAAGACCATCGTCGAAGCATGCCAGAAAGCCGGCATCGAAACTGTGGTCGCAGCTACGACCCACGGCACAGGGAACAGAGCCTTCTGGGATGATGATATCATCAAGGAGCTCCAGCTACACCAGTACTTCTCCTCCAAGGCAGAAGTCGAGGAAATCGTGCGGGCCGGAGGATTCACGTCGTATACCATTCTCCGTCCGGCTGTCCTCCATTTCGACTTCTTTGTGCCGGGTGCTTACGGCAACTTTCCTCGGCTCCCTACTCATGGAGAAATTGACGACGTTCTTCTCAACGGTGCTCGTGTGCCTTACACGGACGCCAACGACGTTGGAAAGTACGCCGCAGCAGCTCTGCAGGACCCGACCAAGTTCAATGGCCAAGAGATCAATATGGGAAATGAACTTCTCACCATGGAGGAAGTGCGTGACATTCTCGTCAAGGTCAGCGGCAGAAAGGTGGGAGTGACCAAGCGAACTCCCGAGGAGCTGGAAAAGCTGGGGATCAGCGTGTTTGGCCAGAAGTTCCATCAGATGTCCAATGTGAAGGATCTCGGCTGGGGTATTGAGTCTTCAAAGGATGTCGGGGAAATGTTCGGCATGCCTCTGGGTTCAATTGAAGAGGCATTGCAGAGGGACAAGGCTCTGCTCCTGGAGTGCTTGCCTGAAAACTAG